Proteins encoded by one window of Scatophagus argus isolate fScaArg1 chromosome 4, fScaArg1.pri, whole genome shotgun sequence:
- the gas2l1 gene encoding GAS2-like protein 2B, translated as MADQSNIQSAASKSIRPFKSSEEYLYAMKEDLAEWLNTLYDLDITADTFMDGLETGCALCRHANNVNRAAQEFQLEYPEAAQSMKVPSKDVVFQSRNVVSGSFVARDNVSNFISWCRQELWIKDVLMFETNDLVERCNEKNFVLCLLEVARRGSKFGMLAPMLIQLEEEIEEEIRDQESLRIDSGEPAEQSPPSRCFSRKESSKSVEDEDEADPEPFIWQQKRVLCDMRNLDELVREILGRCSCPAQFPMIKVSEGKYKVGDSSALIFIRVLRTHVMVRVGGGWDTLEHYLDKHDPCRCAAFAHRYHQAKASGQGQGGQSKSSSAHSSRSTSPGPHWRNDGIAPYKPPDRRSLEPSSAPCASSSSTRPGRSRNPSGTSELDSGGARTLLPRPPRDRSEPRHFNPLRNKDTMLPLTRRLSGDSDSSTTSSKGGGGGRYSLGGGSRCSGEEVVLLVNRKEGKHIIQRPAVGNQTPTLRPSLPRARSQSRERPALNPVLKPNPPQGSTEGSRTSRTERGRSLGNEGPRRLHAPRSHSQSKLSSRTRSSDASPGPASRYREPQPPPSDRREDLRVKQATPSSPRLGGGFSKRQSSSCSNSPIKGVQNNSSSPSKKTITTPRPPAPRSPSIGKGRLLPPVTTGGRRSPHSSPRNSHHHAARSPRVLQGPRSTGQGNHRNWSGLGRQEPEEEELGLGFQMLPTLDPQREQDLYRSFEAEFLANTQQARDVSCRAAGGGTSLQGSGTHSVAAPIDPNVTDSAYSSSNSSTSSLNVGAKIGTLPDLRESKRTNPRHFALEDPLNLLYGHSFGGPQNVGQGEPERWGERGGLKKLPAISSSIEERELPSSLSGLRDTESNRLMNQVPTQPAFHCRNMNGDHAGFPPARGLTIQQGQVGWGMGPEGDVPLENHQPNLPYDVENGDSSDDLPPPEVCPSPVPLPPSEDCSFQDSSSENSSMCLSLSESRSDSPPPSSPLANGDTNGEVLQTKKGQKMGDRVGPISKHKMRARIRPRIDNRPEKSPSRIPTPVSYRDLQAHDTLSPCHTPPLSPQSSRSSGHPATCKSLHHAFADMIHPQPCSPAMGNKDCSYPGQSGSLDTEAWM; from the exons ATGGCTGATCAGAGCAACATCCAGTCCGCCGCCTCCAAGAGTATCCGGCCTTTTAAATCCAGCGAAGAATACCTGTATGCCATGAAAGAGGACCTGGCTGAATGGCTGAACACCCTCTACGATTTAGATATCACTGCGGACACCTTTATGGACGGGCTGGAGACGGGCTGTGCCCTCTGTAGGCACGCCAACAACGTGAACCGCGCCGCGCAGGAGTTCCAGCTGGAATACCCGGAGGCTGCGCAGTCCATGAAGGTGCCATCTAAAGATGTTGTCTTTCAGTCACGCAATGTTGTTTCTGGCTCGTTCGTGGCGCGGGATAATGTGTCCAATTTCATCAGCTGGTGCAGGCAGGAGCTTTGGATCAAGGACGTCCTCATGTTTGAGACCAACGACTTGGTGGAGAGATGCAACGAGAAGAATTTTGTCCTGTGCCTCCTTGAGGTGGCTCGACGAGGGTCCAAGTTTGGGATGCTGGCCCCCATGTTGatccagctggaggaggagatcGAAGAGGAGATCCGGGACCAGGAGAGCTTGCGGATCGATTCGGGGGAGCCAGCTGAGCAGAGCCCCCCCAGCAGGTGTTTCAGTCGGAAGGAGAGCAGCAAGAgtgtggaggatgaggatgaggctGATCCAGAGCCGTTCATCTGGCAACAGAAGAGAGTTTTATGTGACATGCGAAATTTGGATGAGCTG gtGCGTGAGATTCTGGGTCGATGTTCCTGTCCAGCTCAGTTTCCCATGATCAAAGTGTCAGAGGGGAAGTACAAAGTGGGAGACTCCAGTGCATTGATCTTCATAAGG GTCCTTCGTACTCATGTGATGGTGCGTGTTGGAGGGGGCTGGGACACATTAGAGCACTATTTGGACAAGCATGACCCATGTCGCTGTGCTGCTTTCG CCCACCGCTACCACCAGGCTAAAGCAAGTGGCCAAGGTCAGGGAGGCCAGAGCAAGTCCTCGAGTGCCCACTCCTCCCGCTCCACCAGCCCAGGTCCACACTGGCGAAATGACGGCATTGCACCATACAAACCACCTGATAGGCGCTCCTTGGAGCCTTCCTCTGCTCCGTGTGCGTCCTCGTCCTCCACGCGACCTGGCCGCTCTCGGAATCCTTCCGGCACCTCTGAGCTTGACTCCGGTGGAGCGCGTACTCTACTCCCACGGCCGCCACGAGACCGCTCAGAGCCCCGCCACTTTAATCCTctcag GAATAAGGATACAATGTTACCACTGACAAGACGTTTGTCTGGAGACAGTGACTCCTCTACAACGTCCtcaaagggaggaggaggggggcggTACTCTCTTGGTGGCGGTTCACGGTGTTCTGGTGAAGAGGTAGTCCTGCTTGTCAATCGCAAGGAGGGGAAGCATATTATTCAAAGGCCTGCAGTTGGAAATCAGACACCAACCTTGCGCCCCTCACTACCCCGTGCACGCAGCCAGTCTCGGGAACGTCCTGCACTCAATCCAGTACTCAAACCCAACCCACCACAAGGATCAACTGAAGGATCACGGACATCTCGCACAGAGAGGGGCCGTTCTCTTGGAAACGAGGGCCCGAGGAGGCTTCATGCTCCACGTTCCCACAGCCAGAGTAAGTTATCTAGTCGTACACGGTCAAGTGATGCCAGCCCGGGACCTGCTTCACGCTACAGAGAGCCTCAGCCCCCACCCTCAGACAGACGAGAGGACCTTCGAGTCAAACAAGCGACCCCATCCTCTCCCAGATTGGGTGGTGGGTTCAGCAAGAGGCAGTCATCCTCATGCTCTAACTCACCTATTAAAGGGGTtcagaacaacagcagcagccccaGCAAGAAGACTATAACTACTCCCAGACCTCCTGCCCCTCGCTCACCTTCCATAGGAAAAGGCAGACTACTCCCACCAGTCACCACAGGAGGTCGACGTTCACCACACTCATCTCCCCGTAACTCACACCATCATGCTGCCCGTTCCCCTAGGGTCTTACAGGGCCCTCGCTCTACTGGGCAAGGCAACCACAGGAACTGGTCTGGCCTTGGGCGACAAGAGCCTGAGGAGGAAGAACTGGGCCTTGGCTTCCAGATGCTGCCAACACTAGACCCACAGAGGGAGCAGGACCTGTATCGCAGCTTTGAGGCTGAATTTCTGGCCAACACACAGCAGGCTAGAGATGTGTcttgcagagcagcaggaggagggacgTCCCTGCAGGGATCTGGGACACATTCTGTGGCAGCACCCATTGATCCTAATGTCACTGACTCTGCTTATTCCTCTTCTAACTCCTCCACGTCCTCCCTGAATGTGGGGGCAAAAATAGGAACTCTGCCTGACCTCAGGGAATCCAAGAGAACTAATCCCCGTCACTTTGCACTGGAGGACCCCTTAAATTTACTTTATGGACACAGTTTTGGAGGACCACAAAACGTTGGTCAAGGAGAGCCTGAGCGCTGGGGAGAGCGTGGAGGTCTCAAAAAACTCCCAGCCATCTCCAGCTCCATAGAGGAGAGGGAACTTCCATCTTCCCTGTCTGGTCTTAGAGACACAGAGTCCAACAGACTAATGAATCAGGTCCCCACACAACCTGCTTTCCACTGTAGGAATATGAACGGAGACCATGCAGGTTTTCCTCCTGCAAGAGGGTTGACAATTCAGCAGGGTCAGGTTGGATGGGGCATGGGACCTGAAGGAGATGTTCCTCTGGAGAATCACCAGCCAAACTTACCTTATGACGTGGAAAATGGTGACAGCAGTGACGACCTTCCACCTCCAGAGGTTTGTCCGTCACCTGTGCCCCTTCCCCCCTCTGAGGATTGCTCCTTCCAGGATTCCTCCAGTGAAAACTCTTCCATGTGCTTGAGCCTGAGTGAATCCCGCTCTGATTCTCCGCCACCATCTTCACCCCTGGCCAATGGGGACACTAATGGAGAGGTGCTGCAGACTAAGAAAGGCCAAAAGATGGGAGACAGGGTGGGCCCTATCTCAAAGCATAAAATGAGAGCCAGGATCAGGCCTCGCATTGACAACAGGCCAGAAAAAAGCCCCTCACGTATCCCCACCCCAGTCAGCTACAGAGATTTACAGGCTCATGACACGCTTTCCCCTTGCCACACCCCACCACTGTCCCCTCAGAGCTCACGCTCTTCTGGTCATCCAGCCACATGCAAGAGCCTGCACCATGCCTTTGCAGATATGATCCATCCTCAACCATGTTCTCCAGCCATGGGCAACAAAGATTGCTCATACCCTGGACAGTCAGGGAGCCTGGACACTGAAGCTTGGATGTAG
- the ap1b1 gene encoding AP-1 complex subunit beta-1 isoform X3 yields the protein MQEWANQLCENRQFGSKMTDSKYFTTTKKGEIFELKAELNSDKKEKKKEAVKKVIASMTVGKDVSALFPDVVNCMQTDNLELKKLVYLYLMNYAKSQPDMAIMAVNTFVKDCEDPNPLIRALAVRTMGCIRVDKITEYLCEPLRKCLKDEDPYVRKTAAVCVAKLHDINAQLVEDQGFLDTLKDLISDSNPMVVANAVAALSEIAESHPNSNLLDLNPQTINKLLTALNECTEWGQIFILDCLANYTPRDDRESQSICERVTPRLSHANSAVVLSAVKVLMKFMEMLPKDLDYYGTLLKKLAPPLVTLLSAEPELQYVALRNINLIVQRRPEILKHEMKVFFVKYNDPIYVKLEKLDIMIRLASQANIAQVLAELKEYATEVDVDFVRKAVRAIGRCAIKVEQSAERCVSTLLDLIQTKVNYVVQEAIVVIKDIFRKYPNKYESVIATLCENLDSLDEPEARAAMIWIVGEYAERIDNADELLESFLEGFHDESTQVQLQLLTAIVKLFLKKPTETQELVQQVLSLATQDSDNPDLRDRGYIYWRLLSTDPVAAKEVVLAEKPLISEETDLIEPTLLEELICHIGTLASVYHKPPSAFVEGSRGVQHKRLPGSSGSGESVDSPETGSAAGVSEAPPAVIPSQGDLLGDLLNLDLTPPTATAPAPSSGMQMGAMDLLGGGLDSLPPIPLRTDTPQSPQLSHQSPSPPDYSPTEVGPGDHAGPVKASTSLEHPPPPLSPVVPLCPLNSPPQQSTLPVCTWYYIVYVSHSIQVRF from the exons ATGCAGGAATGGGCGAATCAGTTATGC GAGAATCGACAATTTGGATCCAAGATGACGGACTCCAAGTACTTCACCACTACCAAGAAAG GGGAGATCTTCGAGCTCAAGGCAGAGCTAAACAGTGataagaaagagaagaagaaggaggctGTGAAGAAAGTGATTGCATCTATGACAGTTGGCAAGGATGTCAG CGCTCTGTTCCCAGATGTTGTGAACtgcatgcagacagacaacTTGGAACTGAAAAAGCTGGTCTACCTCTACCTGATGAACTATGCTAAGAGTCAGCCAGACATGGCTATCATGGCTGTTAACACCTTTGTAAAG GACTGTGAAGACCCCAACCCTCTAATCCGGGCCCTTGCTGTTCGTACAATGGGCTGCATCCGTGTGGACAAGATCACGGAGTACCTCTGTGAGCCTCTGAGGAAATGTCTGAAGGACGAAGACCCATATGTCAGAaagacagctgctgtgtgtgtagcAAAGCTCCATGATATCAACGCCCAGTTGGTGGAGGACCAAGGGTTCCTGGACACTCTTAAAGACCTCATCTCTGACTCCAACCCCATG GTTGTAGCAAATGCAGTGGCTGCACTGTCTGAGATAGCAGAGTCTCACCCCAACAGTAATCTGCTGGACCTGAACCCTCAGACCATCAACAAGTTACTGACAGCTTTAAATGAGTGTACGGAGTGGGGACAGATATTCATTCTCGACTGCCTGGCCAATTACACACCTCGCGATGACCGCGAGTCCCAAAG CATCTGTGAGCGTGTGACCCCACGACTTTCACATGCCAACTCTGCAGTGGTGTTGTCAGCAGTTAAAGTTTTAATGAAGTTCATGGAGATGCTGCCCAAAGACTTGGACTACTATGGCACTCTGCTGAAAAAGCTCGCCCCTCCACTGGTTaccctcctctctgctgagcCCGAATTGCAATATGTAGCCCTCAGAAACATCAACCTCATCGTACAGAGACG CCCAGAGATCCTGAAACACGAGATGAAGGTTTTCTTTGTTAAGTACAATGACCCAATCTATGTCAAACTGGAGAAGCTGGACATCATGATACGCCTAGCATCTCAAGCTAACATCGCCCAG GTCCTGGCTGAGCTGAAGGAGTACGCCACTGAGGTGGATGTGGACTTTGTTCGTAAAGCGGTCAGAGCCATTGGCCGCTGTGCCATCAAAGTAGAG CAATCAGCAGAGCGCTGTGTCAGCACACTGCTAGACCTCATCCAAACCAAGGTCAACTATGTGGTGCAGGAGGCCATTGTGGTCATCAAGGACATCTTCCGCAAGTACCCCAACAA GTATGAGAGTGTGATCGCCACTCTGTGTGAAAATCTGGACTCCCTAGATGAGCCAGAGGCACGCGCTGCCATGATCTGGATTGTGGGAGAGTATGCTGAGCGCATCGATAATGCTGATGAGCTGCTGGAAAGCTTTTTGGAGGGTTTCCACGATGAAAGCACTCAG GTGCAACTGCAGCTACTGACAGCAATTGTCAAGCTGTTCCTGAAAAAGCCGACAGAAACCCAGGAGCTAGTGCAGCAGGTGCTCAGCCTAGCCACACAg GACTCAGATAACCCAGACCTCAGGGACCGCGGTTACATCTACTGGCGTCTGCTCTCTACAGACCCTGTGGCTGCTAAGGAGGTGGTTCTGGCTGAGAAGCCCTTGATCTCTGAGGAGACTGATCTGATTGAGCCCACATTGCTGGAGGAGCTCATCTGTCATATTGGCACTCTGGCCTCTGTCTACCACAAGCCTCCCAGTGCCTTCGTTGAGGGCAGCCGTGGTGTTCAGCACAAGAGACTCCCTGGCAGCAGTGGATC TGGGGAGAGTGTTGACAGCCCAGAAACAGGTTCTGCTGCTGGAGTGTCAGAGGCTCCCCCTGCTGTCATCCCATCTCAGGGAGACCTCTTGGGAGATTTGCTTAATCTGGACCTGACACCGCCTACTGCCACCGCACCAGCCCCCTCATCTGGGATGCAGATGGGTGCAATGGACCTTCTTGGAGGAGGACTTGACAGCCTG CCGCCCATTCCCCTGCGGACGGACACTCCTCAGTCACCTCAGCTCTCTCATCAGTCCCCTTCGCCCCCTGATTACAGCCCCACTGAGGTTGGTCCAGGGGACCATGCTGG